The Streptomyces kanamyceticus genome window below encodes:
- a CDS encoding GDP-mannose 4,6-dehydratase has protein sequence MNTSSPQDFSWQNRTVLVTGAEGFIGSTLVDLLLEAGAKVRAFVHYKPYAEKGHLAHLLGDPRVEMIAGDVRDAGRVMDAVEGCDTVFHLAALIGIPYSYDSPGAYVQTNVVGTENIAEACGRHSVRRLVHTSTSEVYGTALTAPISEAHPLQPQSPYSASKIGADMMALSHWHAFELPVTVVRPFNTYGPRQSARAVIPTILAQLHSGAREIKLGSLTPTRDFTYVTDTARGFMAMAVSERALGHAVNLGVGREISIGDLAEALIAASGREASVVVDPARLRPSGSEVERLLSDNSRAREWAGWVPEVSLAEGLKLTSAWVAENLHLFAAERYQV, from the coding sequence GTGAACACCTCTTCCCCGCAGGACTTCTCCTGGCAGAACCGCACCGTCCTCGTCACCGGAGCCGAGGGTTTCATCGGCTCGACGCTCGTCGACCTGCTGCTCGAAGCGGGCGCGAAGGTCCGGGCGTTCGTCCACTACAAGCCGTACGCCGAGAAGGGGCACCTGGCGCATCTGCTCGGTGACCCGCGGGTCGAGATGATCGCGGGCGACGTGCGGGACGCGGGGCGCGTGATGGACGCGGTCGAGGGCTGCGACACGGTCTTCCACCTGGCCGCGCTGATCGGCATCCCGTACTCGTACGACTCCCCGGGCGCGTACGTCCAGACGAACGTGGTCGGCACCGAGAACATCGCGGAGGCGTGCGGGCGGCACTCCGTGCGGCGGCTCGTCCACACGTCCACCAGTGAGGTGTACGGGACCGCGCTGACCGCGCCGATCAGCGAGGCGCACCCGCTGCAGCCGCAGTCGCCCTACTCGGCCTCGAAGATCGGCGCCGACATGATGGCGCTGTCGCACTGGCACGCGTTCGAGTTGCCGGTGACGGTGGTGCGGCCCTTCAACACGTACGGGCCGCGGCAGTCGGCCCGTGCGGTCATTCCCACGATCCTGGCGCAGCTGCACTCCGGTGCGCGGGAGATCAAGCTGGGGTCGCTTACGCCCACGCGGGACTTCACGTATGTCACTGATACGGCGCGGGGGTTCATGGCGATGGCGGTGTCCGAGCGGGCGCTCGGGCACGCGGTGAATCTCGGTGTGGGGCGGGAGATCTCCATCGGTGACCTTGCGGAGGCGCTCATCGCTGCGTCCGGGCGCGAGGCGTCCGTGGTCGTCGACCCCGCTCGTCTTCGCCCTTCGGGCAGTGAGGTGGAGAGGCTGCTGTCCGACAACTCCCGGGCGCGGGAGTGGGCGGGGTGGGTCCCGGAGGTCTCCTTGGCGGAGGGCCTGAAGTTGACCTCTGCCTGGGTCGCCGAGAATCTGCACCT
- the murG gene encoding undecaprenyldiphospho-muramoylpentapeptide beta-N-acetylglucosaminyltransferase — protein sequence MRTSHSDPSDRPGSSRLSVVIGAGGTGGHIYPGLALADALRRAVPDAVISFVGTERGLETRLIPDAGYRLHTVDMIPFDPSLGARRYLLPAALMKSGAQCRAILREQGAQVAVGMGGYPSAPAIVGARMAGLPSLIHESNAVPGRANRFAARLTPNIAVAFDRSRAHLPGGERAFTTGMPIAAPLAALDRTALRAEARRAFGVPEGRRLVLFNGGSLGAKRLTRAALGLAARWQGRTDVHLLIKTGPAVLEETRDRLAYEGGSAVAEAVPYLDRMDLAYAAADLVVCRAGSATVAELAATGVPAVLVPYPHAPGDHQTHNARVLTDAGAGLLLPDEETTAERLAELVGPLLADPARLAAMSGAADPGPHARAADLLAERVIALTHHTAHLEYA from the coding sequence ATGCGAACCTCTCACTCCGATCCCTCGGATCGTCCGGGCTCCTCCCGTCTCTCCGTCGTGATCGGTGCGGGCGGCACCGGCGGGCACATCTATCCGGGCCTCGCCCTCGCCGACGCGCTGCGCCGGGCCGTGCCGGACGCGGTGATCTCCTTCGTCGGCACGGAGCGCGGCCTGGAGACCCGGCTGATACCGGACGCCGGCTACCGCCTGCACACCGTCGACATGATCCCCTTCGACCCCTCGCTCGGCGCCCGCCGCTATCTGCTGCCCGCCGCGCTGATGAAGTCCGGCGCCCAGTGCCGGGCCATCCTGCGCGAGCAGGGCGCGCAGGTGGCCGTCGGCATGGGCGGCTACCCCAGCGCCCCCGCCATCGTCGGCGCCCGCATGGCGGGCCTGCCGAGCCTCATCCACGAGTCCAACGCCGTGCCGGGCCGCGCCAACCGCTTCGCGGCCCGCCTCACCCCGAACATCGCGGTCGCCTTCGACCGCAGCCGGGCCCATCTGCCCGGCGGTGAGCGCGCGTTCACCACCGGCATGCCCATCGCGGCGCCGCTCGCCGCCCTGGACAGGACCGCGCTGCGGGCCGAGGCGCGCCGCGCGTTCGGCGTGCCCGAAGGCCGCCGCCTGGTCCTCTTCAACGGCGGCAGCCTGGGCGCCAAGCGTCTGACCCGGGCCGCGCTCGGGCTCGCCGCGCGCTGGCAGGGGCGGACCGACGTACATCTCCTGATCAAGACAGGGCCCGCGGTCCTGGAGGAGACGCGGGACCGGCTCGCGTACGAGGGCGGTAGCGCCGTCGCCGAGGCCGTGCCCTACCTCGACCGCATGGACCTCGCCTACGCGGCCGCCGACCTCGTCGTCTGCCGCGCGGGTTCGGCGACCGTCGCCGAACTCGCCGCGACCGGCGTACCCGCCGTCCTCGTGCCCTACCCGCACGCGCCGGGCGACCACCAGACCCACAACGCCCGGGTCCTGACCGACGCGGGCGCGGGGCTGCTCCTTCCCGACGAGGAGACGACCGCGGAGCGCCTCGCCGAACTCGTGGGGCCGCTGCTCGCGGACCCCGCACGGCTCGCCGCGATGAGCGGCGCCGCGGACCCCGGGCCGCACGCCCGCGCCGCCGACCTGCTCGCCGAGCGGGTCATCGCACTCACCCACCACACCGCACACCTGGAGTACGCGTGA
- a CDS encoding response regulator transcription factor, with product MSFTSATGKGAPPGGAEPAPHKILVVDDDPEVRAAVEDALTIEGHRVRGAADGHRALLAVARWQPDLLVLDVLMPVMDGLAVCRQLRAAGDRTPVLVLTALDSVSERVDGLDAGADDYLVKPFALDELVARVRALLRRLTPELPERDDDALSYGDLVLDPATRTGRRGGRAVEFSRTEAALLELLLRNAGQVLPRDLIQRTVWGRDFGPDSNSLAVYVGYLRRKLESGGEPRLVHTVHGVGYRLGTP from the coding sequence ATGAGCTTCACGAGCGCGACCGGCAAGGGCGCCCCACCGGGCGGCGCGGAACCGGCGCCCCACAAGATCCTCGTCGTGGACGACGACCCCGAGGTGCGCGCCGCGGTGGAGGACGCCCTGACGATCGAGGGCCACCGGGTCCGCGGCGCGGCCGACGGCCACCGCGCGCTCCTCGCGGTCGCCCGCTGGCAGCCCGACCTGCTCGTCCTCGACGTCCTGATGCCGGTCATGGACGGCCTCGCCGTCTGCCGCCAGCTGCGCGCGGCGGGCGACCGCACCCCGGTCCTGGTGCTGACCGCACTGGACTCGGTGAGCGAGCGCGTCGACGGCCTCGACGCGGGCGCCGACGACTACCTGGTCAAGCCGTTCGCCCTGGACGAGCTGGTGGCGCGCGTCCGGGCGCTGCTCCGCCGTCTGACGCCCGAGCTGCCCGAACGCGACGACGACGCCCTCTCGTACGGCGATCTCGTCCTGGACCCGGCCACCCGCACAGGACGCCGCGGCGGGCGCGCCGTGGAATTCAGCCGCACCGAGGCCGCCCTCCTCGAACTGCTCCTGCGCAACGCGGGGCAGGTCCTGCCGCGCGACCTCATCCAGCGCACCGTCTGGGGCCGCGACTTCGGCCCCGACTCCAACTCCCTCGCCGTGTACGTCGGTTACCTGCGCCGCAAACTGGAGTCGGGCGGCGAACCCCGCCTGGTGCACACCGTGCACGGCGTCGGCTACCGGCTCGGCACCCCGTGA
- a CDS encoding sensor histidine kinase: protein MSGRRGLGARWLRRRPLRTRLAMAAAAAVALVAIGVCAAAFFVIRYKLYQQLDQNLAQSAGLIAQQHRAEGPGVMTGECRFLGAPACSQIVPEDPANDPSKPYLLPVTQPTRSVAAGQQTPYYSNFTLPGGKPGRMYTTTFGKDGEAVQVALRADIAERGVSQAASLLSAVGGAGVLLSGLGGYWVSRTGLAPITRLTATAERIAATRDARHRIELPPGPPGREDEVTRLAATFNTMLAELEESVAARRRLVADASHELRTPLTALRTNAELLARAERLTDAQRDRASGALGRQLREVTGLVNDLIELAREEEPQPLLEEVRLAPLVAHGVDAARGHWPAVPFGLQVAPEAVDLSVPGVPARLSRLLTNLLDNAAKFSPPGAPVEVALTRTALTVRDHGPGIAEEDLPYVFDRFYRAEKARALPGSGLGLAMARQIAHAHGAELTAERAPGGGAQFRLTLPGRT from the coding sequence GTGAGCGGCCGCCGCGGGCTCGGCGCGCGCTGGCTGCGCCGCAGGCCGCTGCGCACCCGGCTCGCCATGGCCGCGGCGGCGGCCGTGGCCCTGGTGGCGATCGGGGTGTGCGCGGCCGCGTTCTTCGTGATCCGCTACAAGCTGTACCAGCAGCTCGACCAGAACCTCGCGCAGTCCGCCGGGCTCATCGCCCAGCAGCACCGCGCCGAGGGCCCCGGCGTCATGACGGGCGAGTGCCGGTTCCTGGGCGCCCCCGCCTGCTCGCAGATCGTCCCCGAGGACCCCGCGAACGACCCGTCGAAGCCGTACCTGCTGCCCGTGACGCAGCCGACCCGCAGCGTCGCCGCCGGTCAACAGACCCCGTACTACTCGAACTTCACCCTCCCCGGCGGCAAGCCGGGCCGGATGTACACCACCACCTTCGGCAAGGACGGCGAGGCCGTGCAGGTCGCCCTGCGCGCCGACATCGCCGAACGCGGCGTCAGCCAGGCCGCGTCCCTGCTCTCCGCGGTGGGCGGCGCCGGGGTGCTGCTCTCCGGGCTCGGCGGCTACTGGGTCTCGCGCACCGGGCTCGCGCCGATCACCCGCCTCACCGCCACCGCCGAGCGCATCGCGGCCACCCGCGACGCCCGCCACCGCATCGAACTGCCGCCGGGACCGCCGGGCCGCGAGGACGAAGTCACCCGCCTGGCAGCCACGTTCAACACGATGCTCGCCGAACTGGAGGAGTCCGTCGCGGCCCGCCGCCGCCTGGTCGCCGACGCCTCGCACGAGCTGCGCACCCCGCTCACCGCACTCCGTACGAACGCCGAACTCCTCGCCAGGGCAGAGCGCCTGACGGATGCTCAGCGCGACCGGGCGTCCGGCGCGCTCGGCCGCCAGCTGCGCGAAGTCACCGGCCTCGTCAACGACTTGATCGAACTGGCCAGGGAGGAGGAGCCCCAGCCCCTCCTGGAGGAAGTGCGGCTCGCTCCCCTGGTCGCCCACGGCGTCGACGCCGCCCGCGGCCACTGGCCCGCCGTCCCCTTCGGCCTCCAGGTGGCACCGGAGGCGGTGGACCTCAGCGTCCCCGGCGTACCGGCGCGCCTGTCCCGCCTGCTGACCAATCTCCTCGACAACGCCGCCAAGTTCAGCCCGCCCGGCGCACCGGTCGAGGTCGCGCTGACCCGCACGGCCCTGACCGTGCGCGACCACGGACCCGGCATCGCCGAGGAGGACCTGCCGTACGTCTTCGACCGCTTCTACCGCGCCGAGAAGGCCCGCGCCCTGCCGGGATCGGGCCTCGGCCTGGCGATGGCACGCCAGATCGCGCACGCGCACGGCGCGGAACTGACGGCGGAACGGGCCCCTGGCGGCGGCGCCCAGTTCCGCCTGACCCTGCCCGGCAGGACCTGA
- a CDS encoding alpha/beta fold hydrolase has product MSSNGHARTAAVAIGAATCTILGALLVGGSGEVSASPPAEPKVQDEFDSLGPTVRAAKLSDGRTAHYSDTGEKDGKPVLFIGGTGTSARASHMTDFFRSTREDLGLRLISVERNGFGDTDYDKDLGKADFAKDAIEVLDKIGVDDVSVIAISGGGPYAAELAARAPGRISQLHLAAALPPFGAKPAYCGLSDEALAAAVQDQIKDPRKWWAFPDDSPVKSIPGFADTAYEEGARTYNQRGQQADPAPQVHEQKLYCQRPGPDLSKLDAPVYLYGGKKDTTVPPSTLKTWQDALPGKAKVRTYADSGHDVQYRHWDQILVDLAGHGDRTVVCKGGKTRVLVAREADRFVAKGKATLGSCAWAKKK; this is encoded by the coding sequence TTGAGCTCGAACGGTCACGCCCGCACCGCCGCCGTCGCCATAGGCGCCGCCACCTGCACCATTCTCGGTGCGCTGCTCGTGGGCGGCTCGGGTGAGGTGAGTGCGAGTCCGCCGGCCGAGCCGAAGGTGCAGGACGAGTTCGATTCGCTGGGGCCCACGGTGCGGGCGGCGAAGCTCTCCGACGGGCGGACCGCGCACTACTCGGACACCGGTGAGAAGGACGGCAAGCCCGTGTTGTTCATCGGCGGCACCGGCACCAGCGCCCGTGCGTCGCACATGACGGACTTCTTCCGTTCGACGCGCGAGGACCTGGGCCTGCGGCTCATCTCCGTGGAGCGCAACGGCTTCGGCGACACCGACTACGACAAGGACCTGGGCAAGGCCGACTTCGCGAAGGACGCCATCGAGGTTCTCGACAAGATCGGCGTCGACGACGTCTCGGTGATCGCGATCTCCGGTGGCGGGCCCTACGCCGCCGAACTCGCGGCGCGCGCCCCCGGGCGGATCTCGCAGCTCCACCTCGCGGCCGCCCTGCCGCCCTTCGGCGCCAAGCCCGCGTACTGCGGTCTGTCCGACGAAGCGCTCGCCGCCGCCGTGCAGGACCAGATCAAGGACCCGCGCAAGTGGTGGGCCTTCCCCGACGACAGTCCCGTGAAGTCGATTCCCGGCTTCGCCGACACCGCGTACGAGGAAGGGGCGCGCACCTACAACCAGCGCGGCCAGCAGGCCGACCCGGCGCCGCAGGTGCACGAGCAGAAGCTGTACTGCCAGCGTCCTGGCCCCGACCTGTCGAAGCTGGACGCCCCCGTCTACCTCTACGGCGGCAAGAAGGACACCACCGTGCCGCCGTCGACGCTGAAGACCTGGCAGGACGCGCTGCCGGGCAAGGCGAAGGTGCGGACGTACGCCGACTCGGGCCATGACGTGCAGTACCGGCACTGGGACCAGATCCTGGTCGATCTGGCCGGGCACGGGGACCGTACCGTCGTGTGCAAGGGCGGCAAGACCCGGGTGCTCGTCGCGCGCGAGGCCGACCGGTTCGTCGCCAAGGGCAAGGCCACGCTGGGCAGCTGCGCCTGGGCCAAGAAGAAGTAG
- a CDS encoding acyl-CoA mutase large subunit family protein, giving the protein MDADAIEEGRRRWQARYDKARKRDADFTTLSGDPVEPVYGPRPGDTYDGFERIGWPGEYPFTRGLYPTGYRGRTWTIRQFAGFGNAEQTNERYKMILANGGGGLSVAFDMPTLMGRDSDDPRSLGEVGHCGVAIDSAADMEVLFKDIPLGDVTTSMTISGPAVPVFCMYLVAAERQGVDPGVLNGTLQTDIFKEYIAQKEWLFQPEPHLRLIGDLMEHCARDIPAYKPLSVSGYHIREAGATAAQELAYTLADGFGYVELGLSRGLDVDVFAPGLSFFFDAHLDFFEEIAKFRAARRIWARWLRDVYGAQTDKAQWLRFHTQTAGVSLTAQQPYNNVVRTAVEALSAVLGGTNSLHTNALDETLALPSEQAAEIALRTQQVLMEETGVANVADPLGGSWYVEQLTDRIEADAEKIFEQIRERGRRAHPDGQHPIGPITSGILRGIEDGWFTGEIAESAFQYQQSLEKGDKRVVGVNVHHGSVTGDLEILRVSHEVERDQVQDLAGRKGRRDDAKVRASLDLMLAAARDGSNMIAPMLDAVRAEATLGEICGVLRDEWGVYVEPPGF; this is encoded by the coding sequence ATGGACGCTGACGCGATCGAGGAAGGCCGCCGCCGCTGGCAGGCCCGTTACGACAAGGCCCGCAAGCGCGACGCGGACTTCACCACGCTCTCCGGCGACCCGGTCGAGCCCGTCTACGGGCCCCGGCCCGGCGACACGTACGACGGGTTCGAGCGGATCGGCTGGCCCGGCGAGTACCCCTTCACGCGCGGGCTCTACCCCACCGGGTACCGCGGCAGGACCTGGACCATCCGCCAGTTCGCGGGCTTCGGCAACGCCGAGCAGACGAACGAGCGCTACAAGATGATCCTGGCCAACGGCGGCGGCGGGCTCTCCGTCGCCTTCGACATGCCGACCCTGATGGGCCGCGACTCCGACGACCCGCGCTCGCTCGGCGAGGTCGGGCACTGCGGCGTCGCCATCGACTCCGCCGCCGACATGGAGGTCCTCTTCAAGGACATCCCGCTCGGCGACGTGACGACGTCCATGACGATCAGCGGGCCCGCCGTGCCCGTCTTCTGCATGTACCTGGTCGCCGCCGAGCGCCAGGGCGTCGACCCGGGCGTCCTCAACGGCACGCTGCAGACCGACATCTTCAAGGAGTACATCGCGCAGAAGGAGTGGCTCTTCCAGCCCGAGCCGCACCTGCGCCTCATCGGCGACCTGATGGAGCACTGCGCGCGCGACATCCCCGCGTACAAGCCGCTCTCCGTCTCCGGCTACCACATCCGCGAGGCCGGGGCGACGGCCGCGCAGGAGCTCGCGTACACCCTCGCGGACGGCTTCGGGTACGTGGAGCTCGGCCTCTCGCGCGGGCTCGACGTCGACGTCTTCGCGCCGGGGCTCTCCTTCTTCTTCGACGCGCACCTCGACTTCTTCGAGGAGATCGCCAAGTTCCGCGCCGCGCGCCGCATCTGGGCCCGCTGGCTGCGCGACGTGTACGGCGCGCAGACCGACAAGGCGCAGTGGCTGCGCTTCCACACGCAGACCGCCGGTGTCTCGCTCACCGCGCAGCAGCCGTACAACAACGTCGTGCGTACGGCCGTGGAGGCCCTCTCCGCCGTCCTCGGCGGCACCAACTCCCTGCACACCAACGCCCTCGACGAGACCCTCGCCCTGCCGAGCGAGCAGGCCGCCGAGATCGCGCTGCGCACGCAGCAGGTGCTCATGGAGGAGACCGGCGTCGCCAACGTCGCCGACCCGCTGGGCGGTTCCTGGTACGTCGAGCAGCTCACCGACCGCATCGAGGCCGACGCGGAGAAGATCTTCGAGCAGATCAGGGAGCGGGGGCGTCGGGCTCATCCCGACGGGCAGCACCCGATCGGGCCGATCACGTCCGGGATCCTGCGGGGCATCGAGGACGGCTGGTTCACCGGCGAGATCGCCGAGTCGGCGTTCCAGTACCAGCAGTCCCTGGAGAAGGGCGACAAGCGGGTCGTGGGCGTGAACGTCCACCATGGTTCCGTCACCGGTGACCTGGAGATCCTGCGGGTCAGCCACGAGGTGGAGCGGGATCAGGTCCAGGACCTCGCGGGGCGCAAGGGGCGGCGGGACGACGCGAAGGTCCGTGCCTCGCTGGACCTGATGCTGGCCGCGGCCCGCGACGGCTCGAACATGATCGCGCCGATGCTCGACGCGGTGCGGGCCGAGGCGACCCTCGGGGAGATCTGCGGAGTTCTCCGGGACGAGTGGGGGGTCTACGTGGAGCCGCCGGGGTTCTAG
- a CDS encoding DUF3817 domain-containing protein has protein sequence MKKSVLTRYRVMAYVTAVMLLVLCACMVFKYGFDKGEGLTLVVSQVHGVLYIIYLIFAFDLGSKAKWPFGKLLWVLISGTIPTAAFFVERKVVREVEPLITDGSPVIAKA, from the coding sequence ATGAAGAAGAGCGTGCTGACCCGATACCGGGTGATGGCCTACGTCACCGCCGTCATGTTGCTCGTCCTGTGCGCCTGCATGGTGTTCAAGTACGGCTTCGACAAGGGTGAGGGCCTGACGCTGGTCGTCTCCCAGGTCCACGGCGTGCTCTACATCATCTACCTGATCTTCGCCTTCGACCTGGGCTCCAAGGCGAAGTGGCCGTTCGGCAAGCTGCTCTGGGTGCTGATCTCCGGCACCATCCCGACGGCCGCTTTCTTCGTCGAGCGCAAGGTCGTCCGCGAGGTCGAGCCGCTGATCACCGACGGTTCGCCGGTCATCGCCAAGGCGTAG
- a CDS encoding MarR family winged helix-turn-helix transcriptional regulator has product MPKPLSLPFDPIARADELWKQRWGSVPAMGAITSIMRAHQILLAEVDAVVKPYGLTFARYEALVLLTFSQAGELPMSKIGERLMVHPTSVTNTVDRLVKSGLVDKRPNPNDGRGTLASITEKGREVVESATRELMAMDFGLGVYDAEECGEIFAMLRPLRVAAEDFEEK; this is encoded by the coding sequence GTGCCGAAGCCGCTCAGCCTCCCCTTCGATCCCATCGCCCGCGCCGACGAGCTCTGGAAGCAGCGCTGGGGATCGGTCCCGGCCATGGGCGCGATCACCTCGATCATGCGCGCGCACCAGATCCTGCTCGCCGAGGTCGACGCGGTCGTCAAGCCGTACGGACTCACCTTCGCGCGGTACGAGGCGCTGGTCCTGCTCACGTTCTCGCAGGCCGGAGAGTTGCCGATGTCGAAGATCGGCGAGCGGCTCATGGTCCACCCGACGTCGGTCACCAACACGGTGGACCGGCTCGTGAAGTCCGGCCTCGTCGACAAGCGCCCCAACCCGAACGACGGCCGCGGCACGCTCGCCTCCATCACGGAGAAGGGCCGCGAGGTCGTCGAGTCGGCGACGCGCGAACTGATGGCGATGGACTTCGGGCTCGGCGTCTACGACGCGGAGGAGTGCGGGGAGATCTTCGCGATGCTCAGGCCCCTGCGGGTGGCGGCGGAGGACTTCGAGGAGAAGTAG
- a CDS encoding MFS transporter: MPAEPTGYTRVFAVREFRTVFAAHALSLLGVVVSEIALTVLVYRLTGSPLLSALTFALGMLPYLVGGTLLSGIADRYPPRRVLVVCDLLCAACAALMALPATPVALLLALRAVNALIAPVFNGTRMATLTDVLGDGDLFVLGRSLLRIVSQSSVLVGFGLGGVLLTFVPPRGALVITVATFALSALLLRCGTKRRPARAGEGGGALVRYSLGGTRQVLADRRVRALLLLFWVPPMFMVAPEVLAAPYADEIGIGVAGVGLLMCALPVGTIAAELYVGSALSAAARARVVVPLAALTLLPLTVYAVTPGLVWSLAALVVAGAGSAYTLGLDRWFVDAVPEELRGRAMTVHTAGLMTVQGAGMALAGLAAEFFAVSTVVAASGVLGTLCCLLLVAEVRRTAPRQVPAAREHATELRDGADHHVTDG, translated from the coding sequence ATGCCAGCAGAGCCCACCGGGTACACCCGTGTCTTCGCCGTACGCGAGTTCCGCACCGTCTTCGCCGCGCACGCCCTCTCCCTGCTCGGCGTCGTCGTCAGCGAGATCGCCCTGACCGTGCTCGTCTACCGGCTCACCGGATCACCCCTCCTGAGCGCCCTGACCTTCGCGCTCGGGATGCTGCCCTACCTCGTCGGCGGGACGCTCCTGTCCGGGATCGCCGACCGCTACCCGCCGCGCCGGGTGCTCGTCGTCTGCGACCTGCTCTGCGCGGCCTGCGCGGCACTCATGGCACTGCCCGCGACCCCCGTCGCCCTGCTCCTCGCGCTGCGCGCCGTCAACGCCCTCATCGCCCCGGTCTTCAACGGGACCCGCATGGCGACCCTCACCGACGTCCTCGGCGACGGCGACCTCTTCGTACTCGGCCGCTCCCTGCTGCGGATCGTCTCGCAGAGCTCCGTCCTCGTCGGCTTCGGCCTCGGCGGCGTACTCCTCACCTTCGTCCCGCCGCGCGGCGCGCTCGTCATCACCGTCGCCACCTTCGCCCTCTCCGCGCTCCTCCTGCGGTGCGGCACCAAGCGGCGGCCCGCGCGCGCGGGCGAGGGCGGCGGGGCACTCGTGCGGTACTCGCTCGGCGGCACGCGGCAGGTCCTCGCCGACCGCCGCGTACGCGCCCTGCTGCTGCTCTTCTGGGTGCCGCCCATGTTCATGGTCGCCCCCGAGGTGCTCGCCGCCCCCTACGCGGACGAGATCGGCATCGGCGTCGCGGGCGTCGGCCTGCTGATGTGCGCCCTGCCGGTGGGCACCATCGCCGCCGAGCTGTACGTGGGGTCCGCCCTGTCCGCCGCCGCGCGCGCCCGCGTCGTGGTGCCCCTCGCCGCGCTCACGCTGCTCCCGCTCACCGTGTACGCGGTCACCCCCGGCCTCGTCTGGTCCCTCGCCGCGCTGGTCGTCGCGGGCGCGGGATCGGCGTACACCCTGGGCCTGGACCGCTGGTTCGTGGACGCCGTGCCCGAGGAACTGCGCGGCCGCGCGATGACCGTGCACACGGCGGGCCTCATGACCGTCCAGGGCGCCGGGATGGCGCTGGCGGGCCTGGCGGCCGAGTTCTTCGCGGTGAGCACGGTGGTCGCGGCCTCGGGCGTGCTCGGTACGCTCTGCTGTCTGCTCCTGGTGGCCGAGGTGCGGCGCACCGCGCCCCGTCAGGTGCCTGCCGCGCGGGAACATGCGACCGAATTGCGAGACGGGGCTGACCACCATGTGACCGACGGGTAA
- a CDS encoding ArsR/SmtB family transcription factor, with translation MPFHIHFGQDDLLRCRFAVSPLWETQEAVRTLKRRERHGYHPHWLRRIRAASRELDLSGLWLLMPRRGHSPDFLAPPPIGPAARFDEEIAGVRASDPEAARDDLARALACTPGAADSPKGRALLADPAGAVRELADALEAAWHALIEPDWPRLRALLEADVAFHSRRLAEVGLGGLLPEIDRRLSWDAGRLTVEWHDEHVRHLAGQGLVLIPSVFSWPDVISGFDPPWQPTLAYPVRGIAGLWTESSERTPAALVRLLGRGRATVLAALDAPATTSGLAHRLGLAPSTVSAHLGALRGAGLLVSRRYGHQVLYECTPLGIALVTGGGVAQGRDWPLM, from the coding sequence ATGCCGTTCCACATCCACTTCGGGCAGGACGATCTGTTGCGCTGCCGGTTCGCGGTGTCGCCGCTGTGGGAGACGCAGGAGGCCGTGCGTACGCTCAAGCGGCGCGAGCGGCACGGCTACCACCCGCACTGGCTGCGCCGCATCCGCGCGGCAAGCCGCGAGCTCGACCTGAGCGGCCTGTGGCTCCTCATGCCGCGGCGCGGGCATTCCCCCGACTTCCTCGCACCGCCGCCGATCGGGCCCGCCGCCCGTTTCGACGAGGAGATCGCGGGTGTCCGCGCGTCCGACCCCGAGGCGGCGAGGGACGACCTGGCGCGGGCGCTCGCCTGTACGCCGGGGGCCGCGGATTCGCCGAAGGGCAGGGCGCTGCTCGCCGATCCCGCGGGCGCGGTGCGGGAGCTCGCGGACGCCCTGGAGGCCGCCTGGCACGCGCTGATCGAGCCGGACTGGCCGCGTCTGCGGGCGCTCCTGGAGGCCGATGTCGCCTTTCACTCGCGGCGGCTCGCGGAGGTGGGGCTCGGCGGGCTGCTCCCGGAGATCGACCGGCGCCTGTCCTGGGACGCGGGCAGGCTGACCGTGGAGTGGCACGACGAGCACGTGCGGCATCTGGCGGGGCAGGGTCTCGTCCTGATCCCGAGCGTCTTCTCGTGGCCCGACGTGATCAGCGGGTTCGACCCGCCGTGGCAGCCGACGCTCGCCTATCCGGTGCGGGGCATCGCGGGGTTGTGGACCGAGTCGTCGGAACGTACGCCCGCGGCGCTCGTACGACTCCTCGGCAGGGGCCGCGCCACGGTGCTCGCCGCCCTCGACGCGCCCGCCACCACGTCGGGGCTCGCGCACCGGCTCGGGCTCGCGCCGTCCACCGTCTCCGCGCACCTGGGGGCGCTGCGGGGCGCCGGGCTCCTGGTGTCGCGGCGGTACGGGCACCAGGTGCTCTACGAGTGCACGCCCCTGGGCATCGCGCTCGTCACCGGAGGCGGTGTGGCACAAGGGCGGGATTGGCCCCTTATGTAA